The following are from one region of the Salicibibacter kimchii genome:
- a CDS encoding M24 family metallopeptidase: MFSKDEFVTRLNKTKQKMQEYGVEVLILSNPSNMCYITGYDAWSFYVHQAVIVFIDEDEPVWIGREMDAKGAKITTWLSDSHIISYPDEFVQSTIKHPMDFVAHVLNDLGQHTRKIGVEMDAFYYTAMCHERLQFGLPDAEFKNASSLVNWVRVIKSDAEIEYMRKAAFIVENAMQAAYDKADVGVRENEVAAAIYHAQIYGSDDFGGDYTSIVPMLPSGKYTASPHLTWTDQKYKEGDFLTLEIAGCYQRYHTPMARTMVLGKAPDYVRDVGKVVNEGIADTLAHMKPGMTAEEVEVIWSNSIAKHGYVKASRLGYSIGLSYPPDWGEHTISFRKGDHSLLEPNMAFHLMPGIWFDDFGIEITEPLLVTENGIETFTSFDREIYEKPVD; the protein is encoded by the coding sequence ATGTTCTCAAAAGATGAATTTGTGACGAGGTTGAACAAAACGAAGCAGAAAATGCAGGAATACGGTGTAGAGGTCTTGATTCTTTCCAACCCGTCAAATATGTGTTATATCACGGGCTATGATGCTTGGAGCTTTTATGTCCATCAGGCCGTCATCGTATTTATCGATGAAGATGAACCTGTTTGGATCGGTCGGGAAATGGACGCAAAAGGCGCAAAAATAACCACTTGGTTAAGTGACTCTCATATTATCTCTTATCCTGATGAATTTGTGCAATCAACGATTAAGCACCCGATGGATTTTGTCGCTCACGTTTTAAATGACTTGGGCCAACATACGAGAAAAATTGGCGTAGAGATGGATGCCTTTTATTATACAGCCATGTGCCATGAACGCCTGCAATTTGGCCTTCCGGATGCCGAGTTTAAAAATGCGAGCTCCCTCGTAAATTGGGTACGGGTGATTAAAAGTGATGCCGAAATCGAATACATGCGAAAAGCTGCCTTTATTGTGGAAAATGCCATGCAAGCAGCCTACGATAAAGCAGATGTAGGTGTTCGGGAAAATGAAGTAGCAGCAGCAATTTATCATGCCCAAATTTACGGAAGCGATGATTTTGGCGGGGATTATACATCCATCGTTCCAATGTTGCCATCAGGAAAGTATACGGCAAGCCCTCACCTGACGTGGACCGATCAGAAATATAAAGAAGGTGATTTTTTAACATTGGAAATCGCCGGTTGTTATCAACGGTATCATACACCGATGGCCAGAACAATGGTTCTGGGGAAAGCTCCGGATTATGTACGTGACGTCGGAAAAGTTGTAAATGAAGGGATTGCAGATACGCTTGCCCATATGAAACCGGGCATGACTGCTGAAGAAGTGGAAGTGATCTGGAGCAACTCGATTGCCAAACATGGCTATGTGAAAGCTTCCAGATTGGGTTACTCCATCGGATTGAGCTATCCTCCGGATTGGGGAGAGCATACCATCAGTTTCCGAAAGGGCGATCATTCCCTATTGGAACCGAATATGGCCTTTCATCTTATGCCGGGAATATGGTTTGATGATTTCGGTATCGAGATTACAGAGCCGCTTTTAGTGACAGAGAATGGGATAGAGACATTCACTTCCTTCGATCGTGAAATTTATGAAAAGCCGGTCGACTAA
- a CDS encoding lysophospholipid acyltransferase family protein, whose amino-acid sequence MVYWLLKPIGLMVLYFLYKINMIGKERIPNDSFIIAANHQSFFDPIILSGMSKRPIHFMAKSELFKFPLSNWFLRQVHAIPVDRKSGIVIRPVRHSLKVIKRGEWFGIFPEGKRCKIGETVPPKKGVAFLSRQSSVPILPVAIVWGNKTLGRTPVTIVIGDPIRPDHFPNTSHRALSQLVMDYIEDLADKEVERIGNASENKESAPRYEP is encoded by the coding sequence ATGGTTTATTGGTTGTTAAAACCGATCGGATTAATGGTCTTGTATTTTTTGTATAAAATAAACATGATCGGGAAAGAACGAATTCCAAATGACTCTTTTATCATCGCCGCCAATCACCAAAGCTTTTTCGACCCGATTATTCTTTCCGGAATGTCCAAGCGTCCGATTCATTTTATGGCAAAAAGCGAATTGTTCAAGTTTCCGTTGAGCAATTGGTTTTTACGTCAGGTGCATGCTATTCCTGTCGACCGTAAAAGCGGGATCGTCATTCGTCCGGTTCGTCACTCCTTAAAAGTCATTAAACGCGGGGAATGGTTTGGAATTTTCCCCGAAGGAAAAAGATGCAAAATAGGCGAAACGGTCCCACCCAAAAAAGGGGTAGCGTTTTTGAGCCGGCAATCATCAGTGCCGATATTGCCGGTTGCGATTGTTTGGGGAAACAAAACATTGGGCCGGACGCCAGTAACCATTGTCATTGGGGACCCTATCCGTCCGGATCATTTTCCAAACACGAGCCACCGTGCATTGTCACAATTAGTAATGGACTACATTGAAGATCTTGCTGATAAAGAGGTGGAACGGATCGGAAACGCTTCTGAAAATAAAGAAAGTGCTCCCCGTTATGAACCATGA
- the yidD gene encoding membrane protein insertion efficiency factor YidD — protein MLRKVLIFPIQLYRRYISPYTPPTCRFYPTCSQYAVEAIEKQGAFKGILLAVIRLSKCHPFHRGGYDPVPKKNKKD, from the coding sequence ATGCTACGTAAAGTGTTGATTTTTCCCATCCAATTGTATCGGCGTTACATCTCTCCTTATACGCCGCCAACTTGCCGTTTTTATCCGACATGCTCCCAATATGCGGTCGAAGCCATTGAAAAACAAGGAGCCTTCAAAGGAATCCTGCTTGCCGTTATTCGACTGAGTAAATGTCATCCTTTTCACCGTGGCGGCTACGATCCGGTACCGAAGAAAAATAAAAAAGATTAG
- a CDS encoding YhcN/YlaJ family sporulation lipoprotein: MKTRFLILTMVTVLVTTGCVQAQHETGHTRKDYDPELELGINLNDHLGPASDLMVPDDGPGNLTKKGTQDIDSQRDYGWHKNRVNAVKTGRVNDHPRLNDDAERLRDQVQEINQQYEGEQEDLPILKEKIESLEPVSNAYVVSHDGRLYIGIEGASADDEQLGRAISSLVSEEDVVWHTDRRSVHRIRAAEKTVNTEGELGTHEWLEDVEYELQKLGDDWTN, translated from the coding sequence ATGAAAACAAGGTTCCTCATTTTGACGATGGTTACAGTACTCGTCACTACCGGTTGCGTCCAGGCGCAACATGAAACCGGGCATACCCGGAAAGATTATGACCCCGAGCTTGAGCTTGGCATAAATTTAAATGATCATCTCGGTCCGGCCTCTGATTTGATGGTGCCTGATGACGGTCCGGGTAATTTAACAAAGAAAGGAACGCAGGATATCGATAGCCAACGGGATTACGGTTGGCATAAAAACCGTGTCAATGCAGTAAAAACAGGTCGGGTAAACGATCATCCGCGCCTAAATGATGACGCTGAAAGACTTCGTGACCAAGTGCAGGAGATTAATCAACAATACGAGGGAGAACAAGAAGACCTCCCCATCCTTAAAGAAAAAATTGAAAGCCTTGAGCCTGTATCCAATGCTTATGTCGTTTCGCACGACGGTCGTTTATATATAGGGATCGAAGGCGCCTCGGCAGATGATGAACAATTGGGCCGTGCAATCTCATCGCTCGTCAGCGAAGAAGATGTTGTATGGCATACGGATCGAAGGTCCGTCCACCGTATACGTGCAGCAGAGAAAACAGTAAATACCGAAGGCGAACTCGGTACGCATGAGTGGCTTGAGGACGTGGAGTATGAATTACAAAAATTAGGGGACGACTGGACGAATTAA
- a CDS encoding diacylglycerol/lipid kinase family protein, translated as MNHEYLNFHLRKGANDLYHFIVNKVSGNGRGLTIWKNVEKMLTAKQINFRVFFTKYPSHATEISKEVKTGVIIVIGGDGTIHEVINGLIRSNIPMGIIPAGSGNDFARALDIPSNAEEAFEWILKGEQRTVDIGRVEDRSCATVIGIGFDGKVAQTVNASKTKKWMNFFRLGKITYIISVFRVLLGFQPADISIKIDDKTEKMTDVWLVAVANFPYYAGGMAICPNAKGNDGYLELCVVQGMSKFQFVRAFPGVFKGKHVSHPSIKMRTGKQIEISSSSAMIVHGDGEIIGETPININVEEKALHVI; from the coding sequence ATGAACCATGAGTATCTCAATTTCCACCTCAGGAAAGGGGCGAATGATTTGTATCATTTTATTGTCAATAAGGTTTCCGGGAATGGGAGGGGCTTGACGATTTGGAAGAACGTTGAAAAGATGCTTACTGCAAAACAGATAAACTTTCGGGTTTTTTTTACAAAATATCCCTCGCATGCTACGGAAATCAGCAAAGAAGTAAAAACTGGGGTTATCATCGTTATTGGCGGAGATGGAACCATACATGAAGTTATCAACGGATTGATAAGATCGAATATCCCCATGGGGATCATCCCCGCTGGATCAGGCAATGATTTTGCCAGAGCATTGGACATCCCCTCGAATGCAGAGGAAGCATTCGAATGGATTTTAAAAGGGGAGCAAAGAACGGTTGATATTGGACGTGTCGAAGATAGAAGTTGCGCTACCGTTATCGGCATCGGTTTTGACGGAAAAGTGGCCCAGACCGTAAACGCTTCTAAAACGAAGAAGTGGATGAATTTCTTTCGTTTAGGGAAGATAACTTACATCATCAGTGTTTTTAGGGTTTTGTTAGGGTTTCAACCGGCCGATATTTCGATAAAAATCGATGACAAGACAGAAAAAATGACGGATGTATGGCTGGTTGCCGTTGCAAACTTCCCTTATTACGCAGGCGGAATGGCCATTTGCCCAAATGCTAAAGGGAATGATGGCTATTTAGAGCTTTGTGTTGTTCAAGGAATGTCGAAGTTCCAATTTGTACGAGCATTCCCCGGCGTATTTAAGGGAAAACATGTAAGCCATCCATCCATCAAAATGCGAACCGGAAAGCAAATTGAGATCTCTTCCTCATCAGCCATGATTGTCCATGGAGATGGTGAAATCATCGGGGAGACACCGATAAATATTAATGTTGAAGAAAAAGCTTTGCATGTGATTTAA
- the dapA gene encoding 4-hydroxy-tetrahydrodipicolinate synthase, which translates to MNVGRLITAMVTPFDDNGEIDFQDLTKLINHLIANGTESIVVAGTTGESPTLSQEEKLSLFKHTVKVANGRIPVIAGTGTSDTRASIALTQAAENAGVDGIMVVTPYYSKPSQEGMYQHFKAIAASTDLPIMLYNVPGRTAVSLAPETIVRLSNIDNIQAVKEASGDTDAASFIIENAQEGFKLYGGDDSLTLPLMSIGSSGIVSVASHIVGKGMSQMIQNFMQGHVQMAAKQHRELLPVMNAMFMAPSPSPVKAALEMHNIISGTLRLPLLRLNDEEYHLLYQTLQPKATFFVS; encoded by the coding sequence ATGAATGTAGGGCGATTGATTACAGCGATGGTTACTCCTTTCGATGACAACGGTGAGATTGATTTTCAAGACCTCACAAAGTTGATTAATCATCTGATTGCTAATGGAACAGAGTCAATTGTTGTTGCAGGGACAACAGGGGAATCACCAACGTTATCCCAAGAAGAAAAATTGTCCTTATTTAAGCATACGGTAAAGGTAGCGAACGGAAGAATTCCTGTTATTGCCGGCACAGGGACCAGTGATACTCGTGCTTCGATCGCGCTTACACAAGCAGCGGAGAACGCAGGCGTCGACGGCATTATGGTCGTCACCCCTTATTATAGTAAACCTTCCCAGGAAGGGATGTATCAACATTTTAAAGCTATTGCAGCCAGTACGGATTTACCGATCATGCTCTATAATGTGCCCGGCCGAACCGCTGTCAGTTTAGCGCCGGAAACGATCGTCCGGTTATCCAACATTGATAATATTCAAGCCGTTAAAGAAGCGAGCGGAGACACCGATGCGGCTTCATTCATTATTGAAAATGCACAGGAAGGTTTTAAACTATATGGTGGAGACGACAGTTTAACGTTGCCTCTTATGTCCATCGGAAGCAGTGGAATTGTTTCAGTCGCTTCACATATTGTCGGAAAAGGCATGTCGCAAATGATACAGAATTTCATGCAGGGGCATGTGCAAATGGCAGCCAAACAGCATCGGGAATTATTGCCCGTCATGAATGCGATGTTTATGGCCCCGAGCCCTTCCCCGGTGAAAGCAGCATTGGAAATGCATAACATTATATCCGGCACTCTGCGTTTGCCATTGCTCCGTTTAAATGATGAGGAATATCACCTTTTGTATCAAACCCTGCAACCAAAAGCTACTTTTTTCGTTAGTTAA